A genome region from Chloroflexia bacterium SDU3-3 includes the following:
- a CDS encoding GTP-binding protein, which translates to MARRRLQLLPLVMRRMWMDIPTLPAPVPVMVLTGFLGAGKTTLLNQLLRADHGLRVAVLVNDFGSINVDTQLVVEVEDGAVSLANGCICCTLRDDMLDVVLQVLRRPTPPDYIVIEASGISDPLAIALTFRMPELRGVLMLDSVVAVVDAEQVDARHGYEATVIDQVSAADIVVLNKMDLVGEDRRGFLYTWVRQIVPRARILESTFGRVPLEFVMGAGKHRIALDAMAIDGHNHEHDHDHAQQFGTWSYTSETPLVLARLREVLGALPVSIYRGKGLVALADAPERRVIFHLVGRRVSLVVGEPWGAEPPRTQLVLIGTPDGVDAATLERSFAACHEGAPASPAQPAYEWVRAQP; encoded by the coding sequence ATGGCACGGCGGCGGCTGCAGCTGCTGCCGCTGGTGATGAGGAGAATGTGGATGGATATCCCAACGCTTCCGGCCCCTGTGCCGGTGATGGTGCTGACCGGCTTTCTGGGTGCGGGTAAGACTACGCTGCTCAACCAGCTGCTGCGCGCCGACCACGGGCTGCGCGTGGCCGTGCTGGTGAATGATTTCGGCAGCATCAATGTGGACACGCAGCTGGTGGTGGAGGTGGAGGATGGCGCGGTGAGCCTGGCCAACGGCTGCATCTGCTGCACGCTGCGCGATGACATGCTGGATGTGGTGCTGCAGGTGCTGCGCCGCCCTACCCCGCCTGACTATATCGTGATCGAGGCCAGCGGCATCTCCGACCCGCTGGCCATCGCGCTGACCTTCCGCATGCCCGAGCTGCGCGGCGTGCTGATGCTTGACAGCGTGGTGGCGGTGGTGGATGCCGAGCAGGTGGATGCCCGCCATGGCTACGAGGCCACGGTGATCGATCAGGTGTCCGCCGCCGACATCGTGGTGCTGAATAAGATGGATCTGGTGGGCGAGGATCGGCGCGGCTTCCTCTACACCTGGGTGCGCCAGATCGTGCCGCGCGCCCGCATTTTGGAGTCGACGTTTGGCCGGGTGCCGCTGGAGTTCGTGATGGGCGCGGGCAAGCACCGCATCGCGCTTGATGCGATGGCGATTGATGGACATAATCATGAGCATGATCATGACCACGCCCAGCAGTTTGGCACGTGGAGCTACACATCCGAAACACCGCTGGTGCTGGCCCGCCTGCGCGAGGTGCTGGGCGCGCTGCCGGTGTCGATCTACCGTGGCAAGGGACTGGTTGCCCTGGCCGACGCGCCGGAGCGGCGGGTGATCTTCCACCTGGTTGGGCGGCGGGTCTCGCTGGTGGTGGGCGAGCCGTGGGGCGCGGAGCCGCCGCGCACGCAGCTGGTGCTGATCGGCACGCCCGACGGGGTGGATGCGGCCACACTGGAGCGCAGCTTCGCCGCCTGCCACGAGGG
- a CDS encoding zinc ribbon domain-containing protein codes for MPYYVYSCPECEIELEERRPMELADMPTVCPICHGFCVREVSRFSIGAGARAQGSPAEPQSAGRVWHGGGCSCCRW; via the coding sequence ATGCCGTACTATGTGTATAGCTGCCCCGAGTGCGAGATCGAGCTGGAGGAGCGCCGCCCGATGGAGCTGGCTGACATGCCCACGGTCTGCCCGATCTGCCACGGCTTCTGTGTGCGCGAGGTGAGCCGCTTCAGCATCGGCGCTGGGGCGCGCGCCCAGGGCAGCCCCGCCGAGCCGCAGAGCGCGGGGCGGGTATGGCACGGCGGCGGCTGCAGCTGCTGCCGCTGGTGA
- a CDS encoding GTP-binding protein: MRLLQRSGRTVEVLDNADRPLPDLGAPVVRLRGGCVCCGIASELLRAIRAARADVALLVAPAAADPELLATLLDGMRVAGRAVLSVALLDASTALRLPHLDAKLRLHADVALPNDVPAAVWERLIDAVLCV; encoded by the coding sequence GTGCGCTTACTCCAGCGAAGCGGGCGCACGGTCGAGGTGCTCGACAACGCCGACCGCCCGCTGCCCGACCTGGGCGCACCCGTGGTGCGGCTGCGCGGCGGCTGCGTGTGCTGCGGCATCGCCAGCGAGCTGCTGCGGGCCATCCGCGCCGCGCGGGCCGACGTGGCCCTGCTGGTCGCGCCCGCCGCCGCCGACCCCGAGCTGCTGGCCACGCTGCTCGATGGCATGCGTGTCGCGGGTCGGGCGGTGCTCTCGGTGGCGCTGCTGGATGCTTCCACCGCACTGCGCCTGCCGCACCTGGATGCCAAGCTGCGGCTGCACGCCGATGTCGCACTTCCCAACGATGTGCCCGCCGCAGTGTGGGAAAGGCTGATAGATGCCGTACTATGTGTATAG
- a CDS encoding WD40 repeat domain-containing protein, which produces MFGISESRRGAASLRAQWQATIDDHVSALAFSPDGALLAVADVNGPITLLRAADGAVAHTLRGHGFGTLALAWCPDGRGLLASAGQDGMIRLWDSASGAELAAMPGGAAWVERLAWSVPQRSAARTPRGCSAAPEAAASEPYTPLLASAAGRKLRVWDAQGQLVREYPDHANTISGLAWMPVWGRPAAGTSGASALPTGNFPILTSATYGNIAFWQPASDEALGRFSWKGSILTIAWSPDGSFIATGDQDATVHFWVAKTGQDLQMWGYPSKVRELAWDASSRYLATGGAHTVTVWDCAGKGPEGSRPLQLAAHEDMVSALDFQRRGGLLASGGEDGLVAVWHVGKGRRPLAQLGGGSAVAQLAWSPDDRWLAVGRADGTVALYAAPAER; this is translated from the coding sequence ATGTTTGGCATAAGCGAGTCGCGGCGAGGCGCGGCCAGCCTGCGCGCCCAGTGGCAGGCCACGATTGACGACCACGTCAGCGCGCTGGCTTTCTCGCCCGATGGCGCGCTGCTGGCGGTGGCCGATGTGAACGGCCCGATCACGCTGCTGCGTGCGGCGGATGGCGCGGTGGCGCACACGCTGCGCGGCCACGGCTTCGGCACACTGGCGCTGGCCTGGTGCCCCGATGGGCGCGGGCTGCTGGCCAGCGCCGGTCAGGATGGCATGATTCGCCTGTGGGACAGCGCAAGCGGCGCGGAGCTGGCGGCCATGCCAGGTGGCGCGGCCTGGGTCGAGCGGCTGGCATGGAGCGTGCCGCAGCGCAGCGCAGCTCGCACCCCGCGCGGGTGCAGCGCCGCCCCCGAGGCGGCGGCCAGCGAACCATACACGCCGCTGTTGGCTTCTGCCGCTGGCCGCAAGCTGCGGGTGTGGGATGCCCAGGGCCAGCTGGTGCGCGAGTACCCCGACCACGCCAACACCATCTCGGGCCTGGCTTGGATGCCGGTGTGGGGCCGCCCCGCCGCAGGCACGTCGGGCGCGTCGGCGCTGCCGACGGGTAACTTTCCCATCCTGACCTCGGCCACCTATGGGAATATCGCATTCTGGCAGCCTGCGAGCGATGAGGCGCTGGGCCGCTTTTCTTGGAAAGGATCCATCCTAACTATCGCGTGGAGCCCTGATGGTAGCTTTATCGCCACGGGCGATCAGGATGCCACCGTGCACTTCTGGGTGGCCAAGACCGGCCAGGATCTGCAGATGTGGGGCTACCCCAGCAAGGTGCGTGAGCTGGCCTGGGATGCTTCCAGCCGCTATCTGGCCACTGGCGGCGCGCATACGGTGACGGTGTGGGACTGCGCGGGCAAGGGGCCGGAGGGCAGCCGCCCGCTTCAGCTGGCCGCGCACGAGGACATGGTGAGCGCGCTGGATTTCCAGCGGCGCGGTGGCCTGCTGGCCTCGGGTGGCGAGGATGGGCTGGTGGCGGTGTGGCATGTGGGCAAGGGCCGCCGCCCGCTGGCCCAGCTTGGCGGCGGCAGCGCGGTGGCCCAGCTCGCCTGGTCGCCGGATGACCGCTGGCTGGCGGTGGGCCGCGCCGATGGTACGGTGGCGCTGTATGCCGCGCCTGCGGAGCGCTGA
- a CDS encoding GTP-binding protein → MTATASARVPVTVLTGFLGSGKTTLLNRILSEQHGKRIAVIENEFGEVGVDQDLVINAEEEVFEMNNGCICCTVRGDLIRILGNLMKRRDKFDYILIETTGMADPGPVAQTFFVDDEMQQKLQLDGIVTLVDAKHISMHIDDSDEAQEQIAFADVIVLNKIDLVTPAELAAVEARIAQINSAAKIYRAENAQIDLDKVLHVGGFNLDRAMDVDPQFMEPEYPFEWGGAYLLEPGRYELRLPVPAEPAMQLVALPLQGATPADLESAQMDAVLAFSDSERELAQGGAIRPGKQLYQLLVGEGAASFTLEIASAGAYALFTEHHPDEFDAALLREGEPLAPAHSHAYKPDHEHDEAVSSVGITLGGDLDADRLNRWLGDLLRTQGPDIFRMKGVLSIKGQPRRFVFQGVHMLFDGRPDREWGGEPRANKLIFIGRNLDRAALNEGFVACLA, encoded by the coding sequence GTGACTGCTACAGCTTCAGCGCGCGTGCCGGTGACGGTGCTCACCGGCTTCCTTGGGTCGGGCAAGACCACGCTGCTCAACCGCATTTTGTCCGAGCAGCACGGCAAGCGCATCGCCGTGATCGAGAACGAGTTTGGCGAGGTGGGCGTCGACCAGGATCTGGTGATCAACGCCGAGGAAGAGGTCTTCGAGATGAACAACGGCTGCATCTGCTGCACCGTGCGCGGCGACCTCATCCGCATCCTGGGCAACCTGATGAAGCGCCGCGACAAGTTCGACTACATCCTGATCGAGACCACCGGCATGGCCGACCCCGGCCCGGTGGCGCAGACCTTCTTTGTCGACGACGAGATGCAGCAGAAGCTCCAGCTCGACGGCATTGTGACGCTGGTGGATGCCAAGCACATCAGCATGCACATCGACGACAGCGATGAGGCCCAGGAGCAGATCGCCTTCGCCGATGTGATCGTGCTCAACAAGATCGACCTCGTCACCCCCGCCGAGCTGGCCGCCGTCGAGGCGCGCATCGCCCAGATCAACAGCGCGGCCAAGATCTACCGCGCCGAGAACGCCCAGATCGACCTCGACAAGGTGCTGCACGTGGGCGGCTTCAACCTCGACCGCGCGATGGATGTGGACCCGCAGTTTATGGAGCCGGAGTACCCCTTCGAGTGGGGCGGCGCGTACCTGCTGGAGCCGGGCCGCTACGAGCTGCGCCTGCCCGTGCCCGCCGAGCCGGCCATGCAGCTGGTGGCCCTGCCGCTCCAAGGCGCGACGCCCGCCGACCTAGAGTCGGCGCAGATGGACGCGGTGCTGGCCTTCTCCGACAGCGAGCGCGAGCTGGCCCAGGGCGGTGCGATCCGCCCCGGCAAGCAGCTCTACCAGCTGCTGGTGGGTGAGGGCGCGGCCAGCTTCACGCTGGAGATCGCCAGCGCTGGGGCCTACGCCCTCTTTACCGAGCACCACCCCGACGAGTTCGACGCCGCGCTGCTGCGCGAGGGCGAGCCGCTGGCCCCCGCGCACAGCCACGCCTACAAGCCCGACCACGAGCACGACGAGGCGGTTAGCTCGGTGGGCATCACGCTGGGCGGCGACCTGGATGCCGACCGGCTGAACCGCTGGCTGGGCGACCTGCTGCGCACCCAGGGGCCGGACATTTTCCGCATGAAGGGCGTGCTGAGCATCAAGGGCCAGCCGCGCCGATTTGTGTTCCAGGGCGTGCATATGCTGTTCGACGGCAGGCCCGACCGCGAGTGGGGCGGCGAGCCGCGCGCCAACAAGCTGATCTTCATCGGGCGGAACCTGGACCGCGCGGCGCTGAACGAGGGGTTTGTGGCATGTTTGGCATAA
- a CDS encoding SDR family NAD(P)-dependent oxidoreductase, whose product MTKTIAIFGAGLGLGTAVARRFGREGYQVALVARRPEPLAALKATLAAEGIEAEAFPADLSRPQDMAGLVESIRARFGRIDILEYAPISTAPFIPAASLTSQQLADKLNLHALTLIELVQIILPEMIARGDGAILVGQGSTAVQGRPYMSGFGPAMAAARNYSYSLHGELAPKGIYAGALTVSGLIAGSEGHQMITSGAVKVDLPNGATLTTIDPNDLAEIYWDMLAKRDRVEVIHPPLG is encoded by the coding sequence ATGACAAAAACAATCGCTATCTTTGGCGCAGGCCTTGGGCTAGGCACTGCGGTGGCCCGCCGCTTTGGGCGCGAGGGCTACCAGGTGGCGCTGGTGGCGCGGCGGCCCGAGCCGCTGGCCGCCCTGAAGGCCACGCTCGCGGCGGAGGGCATCGAGGCCGAGGCCTTCCCCGCCGATCTCTCGCGCCCGCAGGACATGGCCGGGCTGGTGGAGTCCATCCGCGCGCGCTTTGGTCGGATCGATATCCTTGAGTACGCGCCGATCAGCACGGCCCCGTTCATCCCCGCCGCGTCGCTGACATCGCAGCAGCTGGCCGACAAGCTCAATCTGCACGCGCTGACCCTGATTGAGCTTGTGCAGATTATTCTACCAGAGATGATCGCCCGTGGCGACGGTGCCATCCTGGTGGGCCAAGGCTCCACGGCGGTGCAGGGCAGGCCATATATGAGCGGCTTCGGGCCGGCCATGGCGGCGGCGCGCAACTATAGCTACTCGCTGCACGGCGAGCTTGCGCCCAAGGGCATCTACGCAGGCGCGCTGACGGTCTCGGGGCTGATCGCGGGGAGCGAGGGCCACCAGATGATCACCTCGGGTGCGGTGAAGGTCGATCTGCCCAATGGCGCGACCCTGACCACCATCGACCCCAACGACCTGGCCGAGATCTACTGGGATATGCTCGCCAAGCGCGATCGGGTGGAGGTTATCCACCCGCCGCTGGGGTGA
- a CDS encoding TetR/AcrR family transcriptional regulator, whose protein sequence is MDAPPKLRQDALRNLEKLKQAATEAFQAHGLNVPLELIAQRAGVSTGTLYNRFGSREALIDAVLPDLAQAHFAIIFREVEAHTDPWEKLVCYIQQVSELQWANRALNDAIAQIYPQAIHLVAACSKTMAYGDALIASAHAHGVLRADFSVEDLFFIFWTNGMLIRSDEPSAKQHWERHLALLLDGMRAAQP, encoded by the coding sequence ATGGACGCACCACCAAAACTACGGCAGGATGCCCTGCGCAACCTCGAAAAGCTCAAGCAGGCGGCGACCGAGGCCTTCCAAGCGCATGGGCTGAATGTACCGCTGGAGCTGATCGCCCAGCGCGCAGGCGTCAGCACCGGAACGCTCTACAATCGCTTCGGCAGCCGCGAGGCCCTGATCGACGCGGTGCTTCCTGATCTCGCACAAGCCCACTTCGCCATCATCTTCCGCGAGGTTGAGGCGCACACCGACCCATGGGAAAAGCTGGTCTGCTACATCCAGCAGGTCAGCGAGCTGCAATGGGCAAACCGCGCGCTGAATGATGCCATCGCGCAGATCTACCCCCAGGCCATCCATCTTGTAGCGGCGTGCAGCAAGACCATGGCCTATGGGGATGCCCTGATCGCAAGCGCGCACGCACATGGCGTGCTGCGCGCTGACTTCTCGGTGGAGGATCTGTTCTTCATCTTCTGGACCAACGGCATGCTGATCCGCAGCGACGAGCCAAGCGCCAAGCAGCACTGGGAGCGCCACCTCGCGCTGCTCTTGGACGGCATGCGCGCCGCCCAGCCCTAG
- a CDS encoding LysE family translocator — protein sequence MPIDPHILAFISIVALLTITPGADTMLTIRSVLAGGRRAGILTTLGISSGLFFHAALSALGLSVILVQSAMAFTVVKWVGAGYLIVLGVQSLLHALRGAPAQSAEEKAPARPSPLRSAYLNGLLTNVCNPKVAIFYLAFLPQFLDLARPMLPQALLLGGIHAALNTAWLSLIVLLFGQFRALLRRPAVQRRLEAITSVVLIGFGLRLAVE from the coding sequence ATGCCTATCGACCCGCACATCCTGGCCTTCATCAGCATCGTTGCGCTGCTCACCATCACGCCGGGGGCCGACACCATGCTCACCATCCGCAGCGTGCTCGCGGGCGGGCGGCGGGCGGGCATCCTCACCACGCTGGGCATCAGCTCGGGGCTGTTCTTCCACGCCGCGCTCTCTGCGCTGGGCTTGTCGGTCATCCTGGTGCAGTCGGCCATGGCTTTCACCGTGGTGAAGTGGGTGGGCGCGGGCTACCTGATCGTGCTGGGCGTGCAGTCGCTGCTCCACGCGCTGCGCGGCGCGCCCGCCCAGTCTGCCGAGGAGAAAGCCCCAGCCCGCCCCAGCCCGCTGCGCTCGGCCTACCTGAATGGGCTGCTTACCAACGTGTGCAACCCCAAGGTCGCGATCTTCTACCTGGCCTTCCTGCCGCAGTTTCTCGATCTGGCCCGCCCCATGCTGCCGCAGGCGCTGCTGCTGGGCGGCATCCACGCCGCGCTCAACACCGCGTGGCTCTCGCTGATCGTGCTGCTGTTCGGCCAGTTCCGCGCGCTGCTGCGCAGGCCCGCCGTCCAGCGGCGGCTGGAGGCCATCACCAGCGTGGTGCTGATCGGATTCGGGCTGCGGCTGGCGGTTGAGTAG
- a CDS encoding GAF domain-containing protein: MESGLSADQSAREHELAILYEIASISKYVDSRERVFELTLDKACRLLGSEIAIFYVFDDEQGLLRARAARGVRMKHVAASMAPSEGGFDHMVSGACDDLPNPLLQQYPLRAALSIPLRQMGKLLGWLFVARLRRGSFDDYEQGLYMVFAEQVASALHMTLAWEQQRAQQAALQLANDQLEHLVAEATATAQKQDQLLQTVRALSTPVLNIDAHILLLPLIGLIDAARAALIQQRLLEEIAEHHARVAIIDISGVAVMDAQVVSLLMQTAKAVQLLGATVLMCGIAPEVAQSMVGLSDGFQITTTHDLHSAIRMSFRIAGR; the protein is encoded by the coding sequence ATGGAATCAGGTCTGTCGGCAGATCAATCCGCGCGCGAGCACGAGCTGGCGATCTTGTATGAGATCGCCTCGATCTCAAAATATGTCGATAGCCGCGAGCGCGTCTTCGAGCTGACGCTGGATAAGGCGTGTCGGCTGCTGGGATCGGAGATCGCGATCTTCTACGTGTTCGACGACGAGCAGGGCCTGCTGCGCGCGCGCGCGGCGCGCGGCGTGCGCATGAAGCACGTGGCCGCCAGCATGGCGCCGAGCGAGGGCGGCTTCGACCACATGGTCTCGGGCGCGTGCGACGATCTGCCGAACCCGCTGCTGCAGCAGTACCCGCTGCGCGCGGCGCTCAGCATCCCGCTGCGGCAGATGGGCAAGCTGCTGGGCTGGCTGTTTGTGGCCCGGCTGCGGCGCGGCAGCTTCGACGACTACGAGCAGGGCCTGTACATGGTGTTTGCCGAGCAGGTGGCCAGCGCGCTGCATATGACGCTGGCGTGGGAGCAGCAGCGCGCGCAGCAGGCGGCGCTCCAGCTTGCCAACGACCAGCTGGAGCACCTGGTGGCCGAGGCGACCGCCACCGCGCAGAAGCAGGATCAGCTGCTGCAGACCGTGCGCGCGCTCTCCACGCCGGTGCTCAACATCGACGCGCACATCCTGCTGCTGCCGCTGATCGGCCTGATCGACGCGGCGCGGGCCGCGCTGATCCAGCAGCGGCTGCTGGAGGAGATCGCCGAGCACCACGCCCGCGTGGCGATCATCGACATCAGCGGGGTGGCGGTGATGGATGCGCAGGTGGTGTCGCTGCTGATGCAGACGGCCAAGGCCGTGCAGCTGCTGGGGGCCACGGTTCTGATGTGCGGGATCGCGCCCGAGGTGGCGCAGTCGATGGTGGGGCTGTCGGATGGCTTCCAGATCACCACTACACACGATCTGCATAGCGCCATCCGCATGTCGTTTCGGATCGCTGGGCGCTAG
- a CDS encoding leucine-rich repeat domain-containing protein, which yields MTMRSWWQNLPEEWRRVFRKALRLRPHAEPGDAALGQIPGITRLTCNKAGISSLEPLRTLPNLAALNLSNNPGLADLAPLAGLPLRTLVCRNTPLGDLAPLGQLAMLEHAELYEAGISYLAPLGNCSRLRHLHLGRNQIGDIEALARLRSLENLSLQMNPINDLAALRGLRRLRRLDAIACGVRSLAPLADLAALRHIYLHENSINDLAPIRDLTGLRTVRISHGNIRDLAPLAGMRSLTDLWCTEEQISDLAPLAEIASLQFATLYGNQLRDLAPLSGLPRLSFLELSHCQISQIAPLSGAPALEELWINENPVGDLPALTLPSIRRLVVDRSISPEQIALFMRRHPQVIIRYH from the coding sequence ATGACAATGCGATCATGGTGGCAGAACCTGCCCGAGGAATGGCGGCGCGTGTTTCGCAAGGCCCTCAGGCTCAGGCCGCACGCCGAACCGGGCGACGCCGCGCTGGGCCAGATCCCCGGCATCACGCGGCTCACATGCAATAAGGCCGGGATCAGCTCGCTTGAGCCGCTGCGCACGCTGCCCAACCTGGCAGCGCTGAACCTGAGCAACAACCCAGGCCTCGCCGACCTCGCGCCGCTGGCGGGGCTGCCGCTGCGCACGCTGGTGTGCCGAAACACGCCGCTGGGCGATCTCGCGCCGCTGGGGCAGCTGGCCATGCTTGAGCACGCCGAGCTCTACGAGGCGGGTATCTCCTACCTCGCGCCGCTGGGCAACTGCAGTCGCCTGCGCCATCTGCACCTAGGCCGAAATCAAATTGGTGACATCGAGGCGCTGGCGCGGCTGCGATCGCTCGAAAATCTGAGCCTGCAGATGAACCCGATCAACGACCTCGCCGCGCTGCGCGGCCTGCGCCGCCTGCGCAGGCTAGACGCCATCGCCTGCGGGGTGCGCAGCCTCGCGCCGCTGGCCGATCTCGCCGCGCTGCGCCATATCTACCTTCACGAGAACTCGATCAACGACCTCGCGCCGATCCGCGATCTCACCGGGCTGCGGACGGTGCGCATCAGCCATGGAAACATCCGCGACCTCGCGCCCCTAGCTGGGATGCGCAGCCTAACCGATCTGTGGTGCACCGAGGAACAGATCAGCGACCTAGCCCCGCTCGCCGAGATCGCCAGCCTGCAGTTCGCCACGCTGTACGGCAACCAGCTGCGCGATCTGGCCCCGCTCTCCGGCCTGCCCAGGCTCTCATTCCTTGAGCTATCGCACTGCCAGATCAGCCAGATCGCCCCGCTCAGCGGTGCGCCCGCGCTTGAGGAGCTGTGGATCAACGAAAACCCCGTGGGCGACCTGCCCGCGCTCACGCTGCCCAGCATCCGCAGGCTGGTCGTCGACCGTTCGATCTCGCCCGAGCAGATCGCGCTTTTCATGCGCCGCCACCCGCAGGTGATCATTCGCTACCACTAG
- a CDS encoding EamA family transporter has protein sequence MESFKQPWVLYALGSALFAALTTILAKVGIKNTNSDVATAVRTIVILVVAWGIVAYRGLGREVTQLSGRTVLFLVLSGLATGLSWICYFRALQLGPTGPVAALDKSSLVFVLLLSLLVLHEPFSWRTALGIALIVAGTLVLIK, from the coding sequence ATGGAATCGTTTAAACAGCCGTGGGTGCTCTACGCGCTCGGATCGGCCCTCTTCGCCGCGCTGACCACGATCTTGGCCAAGGTCGGCATCAAGAACACCAACTCGGATGTGGCCACCGCCGTGCGCACCATCGTCATTTTGGTGGTGGCCTGGGGCATCGTGGCCTACCGTGGGCTGGGCCGCGAGGTGACGCAGCTTTCGGGGCGCACGGTGCTATTTCTGGTGCTGTCGGGGCTGGCTACCGGGCTGTCGTGGATCTGCTACTTCCGCGCGCTGCAGCTCGGCCCCACCGGCCCGGTGGCCGCGCTCGACAAATCCAGCCTGGTGTTCGTGCTGCTGCTGTCGCTGCTGGTGCTGCACGAGCCATTCTCGTGGCGTACGGCGCTGGGGATCGCGCTGATCGTGGCGGGCACACTGGTGCTGATCAAGTAG
- a CDS encoding flavodoxin: MIAIVYGSSLGNTQDAAEAIAAALNSHEVATTLINVATIKRDLTPLLAYDTLLLGCSTWNIGELQDDWYDAFPLFQKLDLMGKRVGLFGCGDQFGYPDTFQDALGILAKAAIASGATLVGRWPTEGYDLYESLGVEDGMFFGLAIDDDNQDKLTAGRIERWVGQLVGELRGEASQVAVQ; encoded by the coding sequence ATGATCGCCATCGTCTATGGCTCCTCGCTGGGCAACACCCAGGACGCCGCCGAGGCCATCGCCGCCGCGCTGAACAGCCACGAGGTGGCCACAACCCTGATCAACGTCGCCACCATCAAGCGCGACCTCACCCCGCTGCTGGCCTACGACACGCTGCTGCTGGGCTGCTCTACCTGGAACATCGGCGAGCTGCAGGACGACTGGTACGACGCCTTCCCGCTGTTCCAGAAGCTCGACCTGATGGGCAAGCGCGTAGGCCTATTCGGCTGCGGCGACCAGTTTGGCTACCCCGACACCTTCCAGGATGCGCTGGGAATCCTGGCGAAGGCCGCAATCGCCAGCGGGGCCACGCTGGTCGGGCGCTGGCCCACCGAGGGCTACGATCTCTACGAGTCGCTCGGCGTTGAAGATGGCATGTTTTTTGGCCTGGCCATCGATGATGACAACCAGGACAAGCTCACCGCAGGCCGGATCGAGCGCTGGGTGGGCCAGCTCGTGGGCGAGCTGCGCGGTGAGGCAAGCCAGGTGGCGGTTCAATAA
- a CDS encoding NAD(P)H-binding protein, with protein MIIVTGANGKLGRAVVEQLLARVPAAQIGASVRSPEQAGELAARGVAVRQGDFADPASLARAFAGAAQVLLVSASTTGEEALRLHRNAIDAAARVGVGRILYTSHMGASPASRFAPMPDHAATEDLLRHTGLAFTSLRNGFYASSAIQLLGDAVRTGELIAPEDGPVSWTAHADLAEAAALALSEGGLDGVTAALTGAEALDLAAVAAIAAELTGHPIRRVVVPDAAYKAGMLAHGVPEHQAELLLGMFRASRAGEFAHVDPALARLLGRPPTPFRDVLAAALGISYST; from the coding sequence ATGATTATCGTGACCGGTGCAAATGGGAAACTGGGCCGCGCCGTGGTCGAGCAGCTGCTCGCGCGCGTGCCCGCCGCGCAGATCGGCGCGAGCGTGCGCAGCCCAGAGCAGGCGGGCGAGCTTGCGGCGCGCGGCGTCGCAGTGCGCCAGGGCGACTTCGCCGACCCCGCCAGCCTCGCGCGGGCCTTCGCAGGTGCGGCCCAGGTGCTGCTCGTATCGGCGAGTACCACAGGCGAGGAGGCGCTGCGGCTCCACCGCAATGCTATTGACGCGGCGGCCCGCGTGGGGGTGGGGCGTATCCTCTATACCAGCCACATGGGGGCATCGCCAGCCTCGCGCTTCGCGCCCATGCCCGACCACGCCGCCACCGAGGATCTGCTGCGGCACACGGGGCTGGCTTTCACCTCGCTGCGCAACGGCTTCTATGCCAGCTCGGCCATCCAGCTGCTGGGCGATGCGGTGCGCACCGGCGAGCTGATCGCTCCGGAGGATGGCCCGGTCTCCTGGACCGCCCACGCCGATCTGGCCGAGGCCGCCGCGCTGGCGCTGAGCGAGGGCGGCCTGGATGGCGTCACGGCTGCCCTGACCGGGGCCGAGGCGCTGGACCTGGCGGCGGTGGCCGCGATCGCGGCGGAGCTGACTGGCCACCCCATCCGCCGCGTGGTGGTGCCCGACGCCGCCTACAAGGCGGGCATGCTGGCCCACGGCGTGCCCGAGCACCAAGCCGAGCTGCTGCTGGGCATGTTCCGCGCCAGCCGTGCGGGCGAGTTTGCCCATGTCGACCCCGCGCTGGCGCGGCTGCTTGGGCGCCCACCCACGCCCTTCCGCGATGTGCTGGCGGCGGCGCTCGGCATCTCATATTCGACGTGA